ATCCGCTCGAAGGCGGCGTCGAGCTCCGGGGCGGAGTCGGCGCGCAGCATCTGCTCGGCCTGCTCGCGGCTGCCGGGGATGTTGCGGACGGAGGTCTGGCCGAGGTCGTAGAGGCCGTCGACGGCGACGAGTGCGGCGAGGCGGTGCTCGAAGGCGGCGGCGCGGGGGCGAGGATGCCGCCCATGCTGATGCCGAGCAGCGCGATGCGGTTGTTGTCGACGTCGGGGAGGGTCTCGGCGAAGTCCACGACGGGGGTGATGACGTTCTCCCAGTCGGGGCGGAAGACCAGGTCCTGGTGGTGGCGCGGGCCGGGCATGCCGGGGCCGTCGAAGACCAGCACGTTGTAGCCGCGTTCGACGCCGGCCATCGCGCCGAAGAAGTGCAGTTCCTCGGCGGTGCCGTCGAAGCCGTTGTGCATGACGAGGGTGGGCCGCGGGGTGCCGGAGTCGTCGACCCGGTACAGGTAGCCGGGCAGGGTGGTG
The Kitasatospora paranensis genome window above contains:
- a CDS encoding alpha/beta hydrolase; protein product: MKQLLFPNNIQFWYETLRSMSHIAYGGADFGEVVSTGERIVEGDYGSWYTEWTATADRVAAEADKALKAGHRISARDGYLRASNYYRSAEFFLHGRPCDPRHDHAYDRSVACFRSAAALFTPRIEPVAIPYEDTTLPGYLYRVDDSGTPRPTLVMHNGFDGTAEELHFFGAMAGVERGYNVLVFDGPGMPGPRHHQDLVFRPDWENVITPVVDFAETLPDVDNNRIALLGISMGGILAPAPPPSSTASPHSSPSTASTTSARPPSATSPAAASRPSRCCAPTPPRSSTPPSSGS